The following nucleotide sequence is from Lasioglossum baleicum unplaced genomic scaffold, iyLasBale1 scaffold0295, whole genome shotgun sequence.
CAGCGTCACCTCAAACGGAACCTCTCTTAATGACCATCTACTCTCCGGTCCCAAGCTGCAGTCCGATCTGCCCTCCGTTCTGCTTCGATGGCGGAAATTTCGATACGTGTATACCGCCGATATCGCGAAAATGTATCGCCAGATCCTCGTCAATGACCGCGACCTCGACTATCAGAGGATCATTTGGCAAAATTCACCCGGCGACGAGCCCGCTCCCTTTCAGCTCCTGACTGTCACTTACGGAATGACCTGCGCCCCGTTCCTAGCCCTTCGAGTACTGCAGCAACTTCTCGAGGACGAAGGCTCTCGCTTTCCCCTCGCGCGTCCCATCCTACGGTCGAACATTTACGTAGATGACGTGCTATTCGGCGGCGATGACATCCCTTCTCTACGCCGGTCCCGCGATCAACTAAACGGCCTGCTGCACTGCGGGCATTTCAAACTCCGGAAATGGGCTAGCAACCATTCCGAACTTCTCACCGACATGGATCCGTCGGATCACGGCCTAGCGTGCTCAAAATTCCTCACGCCCGATGATGAGGTTAAAATCCTCGGAGTCAGTTGGAATCCGTCTCGCGACGCCTTCCAATTTCAAGTCTCGCTTTCCAACACGCTTCCCTCAACGAAACGGACAATTTTATCGACAATTGCCAAATTGTACGATCCGTTGGGGTGGGTCACCCCTGCCATTATCTCCGCCAAGGTTATCATTCAGGACCTGTGGCGCCTCCGAATCGCATGGGACGATCCGATCTCCGGCCCTGCACTCGATCGCTGGACCGCGATTTACACTCGCCTTCTGTCACTAGCAGAGGTTCAAATTCCACGGTGGACCGGCCACTCTCACTCTAACGGTCACCTCGAGCTTCACGGCTTCGCGGACGCTTCCAACATTGCATACGCCGCTGTCATCTATGCTCGCTGCATTTCTCCGACAGGTCAGATCACCGTGTCACTGCTAGCAGGCAAATCCAAGGTCGCGCCCCTCACACCTGTGACAATCCCGCGGCTTGAGCTACAGGGCGCCGAGCTTCTGTCCCGTCTCATGGCGTTCGTTCTGTCCGCTTTCGAAAACGCCACCGTTAAGTGTTTCTGTTGGACCGACTCGACTGTCGTCCTAGCATGGCTCAGATCGCACCCGTCCAAGTGGAAACCGTATGTTGCCAACCGCGTCGCGAACATTCAGACTCGACTTCCGAATGCAAGTTGGCAGCATGTGCCTACTGCAGAAAACCCCGCCGATTGCGCTTCCCGCGGGCTCCTCAGCGACGATCTCCTTCGACATGAATTGTGGTGGCACGGTCCCGAGTGGCTCGGACTCGATGCTTCCGCGTGGCCGGCTCAGGCGCCCCTTCCGGAAGGCTACGACCTGCCGGAAGTCAAACTGTCGTTCCACAGCGCGGCCACCCCTTCAATCGAGTGGGATTTGGCCTCCCGATTTtcaaaatggcccaaactcctACGAGTCACGGCCTATATTATAAGATTCAGCCGTCTCTGCCGCCGCAACATCTCCGACACTCCTAGTCGACCTTCCGGACAGGCTCTCTCGACCTCAGACGTCTCTCTAGCTCGAATCTTTTGGATTAAGCACCTTCAATCCGCGGAATTCCCCGAAGAACTCCACGCGCTCCAGCAAGCCCAAAGTCTGTCGCCAAAGAGCCCGCTACTCTCGCTCAATCCGTTCCTCGATGCTGACGGCATTCTTCGCGTCGGAGGCCGATTGCGTCACGCCGCTCTCCCACACAGAGTGAGGCATCCAATTCTGCTTGCACCTCATCCCATCGTGCGCCTCCTCGTCGAGCAGGTCCACACTCAAACGTTGCACGGCGGCGTGCAACTAACCCTACACACCCTCCGCCAGAACTATTGGCTCCTCCGCGCCCGAAGCATGGTGAAGTCCATTATACACTCGTGCGTTACATGCGTTCGAGAAAGAGCTGCGGTCCCCGAGCAAATCATGGGAAATTTACCCGACGCCCGCGTATCCCCGCCAGCCCGCTGTTTTGCGCACTGCGGGGTGGATTACGCCGGACCCTTCCACATTCGTGCCTCGGCCGGTCGCGGTATCACCTCGCGAAAAGCCAACATCGCCCTTTTCATTTGCATGGCCACGAGGGCGATTCATCTGGAACTAGCCGTCGATTACTCCACTCCGGCATTCCTAAACGCATACCTTCGGTTCTGCTCTCGACGGGGTCTACCGGAGGCCGTCTATTCAGACAACGGCACTAATTTCGTAGGCGGCTGCCGAGAACTCTCAGCAGCCTATCGCGCCGCCATAAGAAacccaaattttttaaataaaacagcGTCCGATGGCACGACGTGGCATTTCATCCCCCCTTCGGCGCCGCATTTCGGAGGCCTATGGGAGGCGGGGGTTAAAAGTGTGAAACATCACCTTCGCCGCGTTCTCGGCGATCGCATGTTAACTTTCGAGGAGTTCACGACACTCCTCTGCGCGATCGAAGCCTGCTTGAACTCCCGCCCCCTTGCTCCGATCTCCGATACCCTCGACGAGTACGAAACCCTCACCCCCGGGCATTTTTTGGTAGGCTCCTCGCTCACGGTACCGCCTCAGCCTTCATACCTTGACCTCTGCGAAAACCGCCTTTCCCGCTGGCAGCTAGTTCGCCACGCAGCGGAACGTTTCTGGAGGTTATGGCAGGATGATTATATCAATACCCTCCAACAGCGAAGCAAGTGGCGAAAACCGTACCCTCCAATCTCCACGGGGCAACTAGTCCTAATTCGGAATCCCACACTCCCTCCGTGTAAGTGGGAGCTCGGTCGCGTAACTCAATTGCATTCCGGCGACGACGGTCACACCCGAGTAGTCACCGTCAAAACGGCAACGGCGACATTCAAGCGCCCGTTGGTAAAATTATGTCTTTTACCCGTTCAACGCGCAGCATCTGCGACGTAAGTCCAGCTCCGTTCGGCTGCGGTCGGGCGCGTTCATTCCCAGCGTCATTTCCCTCGCACCCCCCTCGCGAATCAGTCGGATGACGCCGCCGACCGGTAACCCTGCGTTTCTCGTGCGACCCGATGCGTTCCGTCATGGCGGGCGGCGTTCGCGCACGTTACTCCGCGACCAACCGAGCGACCAGCGTAATTTGTTAATTCATCCATTATTGTACCTCCAACCAAGCGATCACGGCGACACCGAGTTGCCTCTCATGCGTGCGTTCTGGGTTTAGCGTTACCGGGCATTGTAAAACGCACTCCCACTATCGTTtacgtttttcctttttttgatACGTTGCGTTTCGAAACTGTGTttcgaggcgggcggtatgttcgggattcgaatcgagaggtttaccggtcgattgagacacgccgggtttttctaccaatttcaagaacacacgccgcgtgttattattttcgacaccgcgttctcaacggctcgccgtcgtgacccgtaaactacctcgattcgaatcccgaaacaatcgactctgcgatcgatccgccaatcgcggaccaccgcgttcgtcgacttgggcctattcgggaaccccctcggcgaagcggggTCACTCTCTTTGTTCATCGCGCTCCGAGAACACACTCTGGTTTAAAACTCATTGTAACACCGGCTTTTCTGGAATTCACGCGTGTCAGAGCCGTGCGCGCTCCACTTCTTTCATAaataaatcaacgttcgtcattgatctccatcacatcgtccaccgcgagtcttctttaatccttgtgtcgtgaccgttacctttcctcgcgcgtccaaacctgggcgatcccggcactcaggctttccgaccgtcggtcgaagtcgaaacattatgcattatgcattatgcgttatgcgttatgcgttatgcgttatgcgttatgcgttatgcgttatgcgttatgcgttatgcgttatgcgttatgcgttatgcgttatgcgttatgcgttatgcgttatgcgttatgcgttatgcgttatgcgttatgcgttatgcgttatgcgttatgcgttatgcgttatgcgttatgcgttatccattatgcgttatgcgttatgcgttatgcgttacgcgttatacgttatgcgttatgcgtgatgcgttatgcgttatgcgttatgcgttatgggctatgcgttaagcgttatgcgttatgcgttatgcgttatgcgttatgcgttatgcgttaagcgttatgcgttatgcgttatgcgttatgcgttatgcattatgcgttatgcgttatgcgttatgcgttatgcgttatgcgttatgcgttatgcgttatgcgttatgcgttatgcgttatgcgttatgcgttatgcgttatgcgttatgcgttatgcgttatgcgttatgcgttatgcgttatgcgttatgcgttatgcgttatgcgttatgcgttatgcgttatgcgttatgcgttatgcgttatgcgttatgcgttatgcgttatgcgttatgcgttatgcgttatgcgttatgcgttatgcgttatgcgttatgcgttatgcgttatgcgttatgcgttatgcgttatgcgttatgcgttatgcgttatgcgttatgcgttatgcgttatgcgttatgcgttatgcgttatgcgttatgggctatgcgttaagcgttatgcattatgcattatgcgttatgcgttatgcgttatgcgttatgcgttatgcgttatgcgttatgcgttatgcgttatgcgttaagcgttatgcgttatgctttatgcgttatgcgttatgcgttatgtgttatgcgttatgcgttatgcgttatgcgttatccgttatgcgttatgcgttatgcgttatgcgttatgcgttaagcgttatgcgttatgcgttatgcgatatgtgttatgcgatatgcgttatgcgttatgcgttatgcgttctgcgttatgcgttatgcgttatgcgttatgcgttatgcgttatgcgttatgcgttatgcgttatgcgttatgcgttatgcgttatgcgttatgcgttatgcgttatgcgttatgcgttatgcgttatgcgttatgcgttatgcgttaggcgttatgcgttacgcgttatgcgttacgcgttatgcgttattcgttatgcgttatgcgttacgcgttatacgttatgcgttatgcgtgatgcgttatgcgttatgcgttatgcgttatgcgttatgcgttatgcgttatgcgttatgcgttatgcgttatgcgttatgcgttatgcgttatgcgttatgcgttatgcgttatgcgttatgcgttatgcgttatgcgttatgcgttatgcgttatgcgttatgcgttatgcgttatgcgttatgcgttatgcgttatgcgttatgcgttatgcgttatgcgttatgcgttatgcgttatgcgttatgcgttatgcgttatgcgttatgcgttatgcgtcatgcgttatgcgttatgcgtgatgcgtcatgcgttatgcgttatgcgttatgcgttatgcgttatgcgttatgcgtcatgcgttatgcgttatgcgttatgcgttatgcgttatgtgttatgcgttatgcgttatgcgttatccgttatgcgttatgcgttatgcgttatgcgttaagcgttatgcgttatgcgttatgcgatatgtgttatgcgatatgcgttatgcgttatgcgttatgcgttatgcgttatgcgttatgcgttatgcgttatgcgttatgcgttatgcgtcatgcgttatgcgttatgcgtcatgcgttatgcgttatgcgttatgcgttatgcgttatgcgttatgcgttatgcgttatgcgttatgcgttatgcgttatgcgtcatgcgttatgcgttatgcgttatgcgttatgcgttatgcgttatgcgttatgcgttatgcgttatgcgttatgcgttatgcgttatgcgttatgcgttatgcgttatgcgttatgagttatgcgttatgggctatgcgttaagcgttatgcattatgcattatgcgttatgcgttatgcgttatgcgttatgcgttatgcgttatgcgttatgcgttatgcgttaagcgttatgcgttatgctttatgcgttatgcgttatgcgttatgtgttatgcgttatgcgttatgcgttatgcgttatccgttatgcgttatgcgttatgcgttatgcgttatgcgttatgcgttaagcgttatgcgttatgcgttatgcgatatgtgttatgcgatatgcgttatgcgttatgcgttatgcgttctgcgttatgcgttatgcgttatgcgttatgcgttatgcgttatgcgttatgcgttatgcgttatgcgttatgcgttatgcgttatgcgttatgcgttatgcgttatgcgttatgcgttatgcgttatgcgttatgcgttatgcgttatgcgttatgcgttatgcgttatgcgttatgcgttatgcgttatgcgttatgcgttatgcgttatgcgttatgcgttatgcgttatgcgttatgcgttatccgttatgcgttatgcgttatgcgttatgcgttatgcgttatgcgttatgcgttatgcgttacgcgttatgcgttacgcgttatgcgttacgcgttatgcgttacgcgttatgcgttattcgttatgcgttatgcgttatgcgttatgcgttatgcgttatgcgttatgcgttatgcgttatgcgttatgcgttatgcgttacgcgttatgcgttattcgttatgcgttatgcgttacgcgttatacgttatgcgttatgcgtgatgcgttatgcgttatgcgttatgcgttatgggctatgcgttaagcgttatgcgttatgcattatgggttatgcgttatgcgttatgcgttatgcgttatgcgttatgcgttatgcgttaagcgttatgcgttatgcgttatgcgttatgcgttatgcgttatgcgttatgcgttatgcgttatgcgttatgcgttatgcgttatgcgttatgcgttatgcgttatgcgttatgcgttatgcgttatgcgttatgcgttatgcgttatgcgttatgcgttatgcgttatgcgttatgcgttatgcgttatgcgttatgcgttatgcgttatgcgttatgcgttatgcgttatgcgttatgcgttatgcgttatgcgttatgcgttatgcgttatgcgttatgcgttatgcgttatgcgttatgcgttatgcgttatgcgttatgcgttatgcgttatgcgttatgcgttatgcgttatgcgttatgcgttatgcgttatgcgttatgcgttatgcgttatgcgttatgcgttatgcgttatgcgttatgcgttatgcgttatgcgttatgcgttatgcgttatgcgttatgcgttatgcgttatgcgttatgcgttatgcgttatgcgttatgcgttatgcgttatgcgttatgcgttatgcgttatgcgttatgcgttatgcgttatgcgttatgcgttatgcgttatgcgttatgcgttatgcgttatgcgttatgcgttatgcgttatgcgttatgcgttatgcgttatgcgttatgcgttatgcgttatgcgttatccgttatgcgttatgcgttaggcgttatgcgttacgcgttatacgttatgcgttatgcgtgatgcgttatgcgttatgcgttattcgttatgggctatgcgttaagcgttatgcgttatgcgttatgcgttatgcgttatgcgttaagcgttatgcgttatgcgttatgcgttatgcgttatgcgttatgcgttatgcgttatgcgttatgcgttatgcgttatgcgttatgcgttatgcgttatgcgttatgcgttatgcgttatgcgttatgcgttatgcgttatccgttatgcgttatgcgttaggcgttatgcgttacgcgttatacgttatgcgttatgcgtgatgcgttatgcgttatgcgttattcgttatgggctatgcgttaagcgttatgcgttatgcgttatgcgttatgcgttatgcgttaagcgttatgcgttatgcgttatgcgttatgcgttatgcgttatgcgttatgcgttatgcgttatgcgttatgcgttatgcgttatgcgttatgcgttatgcgttatgcgttatgcgttatgcgttatgcgttatgcgttatgcgttatgcgttatgcgttatgcgttatgcgttatgcgttatgcgttatgcgttatgcgttatgcgttatgcgttatgcgttatgcgttatgcgttatgcgttatgcgttatgcgttatgcgttatgcgttatgcgttatgcgttatgcgttatgcgttatgcgttctgcgttatgcgttatgcgttatgcgttatgcgttatgcgttatgcgttatgcgttatgcgttatgcgttatgcgttatgcgttatgcgttatgcgttatgcgttatgcgttatgcgttatgcgttatgcgttatgcgttatgcgttatgcgttatgcgttatgcgttatgcgttatgcgttatgcgttatgcgttatgcgttatgcgttatgcgttatgcgttatgcgttatgcgttatgcgttaggcgttatgcgttacgcgttatgcgttacgcgttatgcgttattcgttatgcgttacgcgttacgcgttatacgttatgcgttatgcgtgatgcgttatgcgttatgcgttatgcgttatgcgttatgcgttatgcgttatgcgttatgcgttatgcgttatgcgttatgcgttatgcgttatgcgttatgcgttatgcgttatgcgttatgcgttatgcgttatgcgttatgcgttatgcgttatgcgttatgcgttatgcgttatgcgttatgcgttatgcgttatgcgttatgcgttatgcgttatgcgttatgcgttatgcgttatgcgttatgcgttatgcgttatgcgttatgcgttatgcgttatgcgttatgcgttatgcgttatgcgttatgcgttatgcgttatgcgttatgcgttatgcgtcatgcgttatgcgttatgcgtgatgcgtcatgcgttatgcgttatgcgttatgcgttatgcgttatgcgttatgcgtcatgcgttatgcgttatgcgttatgcgttatgtgttatgcgttatgcgttatgcgttatccgttatgcgttatgcgttatgcgttatgcgttaagcgttatgcgttatgcgttatgcgatatgtgttatgcgatatgcgttatgcgttatgcgttatgcgttatgcgttatgcgttatgcgttatgcgttatgcgttatgcgttatgcgttatgcgttatgcgttatgcgttatgcgttatgcgttatgcgttaggcgttatgcgttacgcgttatgcgttacgcgttatgcgttattcgttatgcgttatgcgttacgcgttatacgatatgcgttatgcgtgatgcgttatgcgttatgcgttatgggctatgcgttaagcgttatgcgttatgcattatgtgttatgc
It contains:
- the LOC143220170 gene encoding uncharacterized protein LOC143220170, with the translated sequence MAGVEAIESQLQTKRAIERSLLNLRKLGKEKWTKATLRTRIAHLQDHWQKFNTGNDRVCSIIPPADQTKIPYFSENQFEETEETYLETLAFMTSQLDDLTSVPVSHPSNPCDGQVLPPVPADQLPRLNLPEFDGRYATWESFRDRFTALIIKNPSLHDVSRLHYLTSSITGRALECIENIPITEDNFTVAWTALMKRYQNPRRLINAHLQSLFDLPALSHESAADLQRLRDRVCVITASLKNLGRKPEDLWNDILVHLVSQKLDTSSRKAWKLKISDDVAPPPFELLSNFVDSRVRGLEEFSESESVTAAVCPVATMQPAAGPSRVHAVTTYQTSTKTFPPCPVCRASHNLSACPQFTSRNPHGRRELISKLNRCFNCLSNAHTTLDCSSKYSCRVCHRRHHSLLHEDVAPPPSGNSAPVSASSEVSAHLASTREEPSSAVLLATALVKLSVSSGRCVTVRALIDQGSETSFVTEAMVHILRAKRTRVNTSISAVGGVHAGSVRHAVHLQVAHRSRATPAMSTVALVLPALSTYAPKRIRDSRVLAHLADLEWADPDPSNRSAIHLILGADVYPSIVLDGVRKCRSGSPVAQETIFGWVISGPTACQSGESDTVHAARSDFREFSRISMHHCTQDDPLAHDLKRFWELEEVPRRSFLTPDEEQCESHFRANTTRTADGQYVVRLPFRAGPPINIGQSRPLADQIHRSLQRKFRLNSSLASEYRAFLHEYEELGHMRRALSSSTSPTQAVYMPHHPVFREGSATTHLRVVFNASSVTSNGTSLNDHLLSGPKLQSDLPSVLLRWRKFRYVYTADIAKMYRQILVNDRDLDYQRIIWQNSPGDEPAPFQLLTVTYGMTCAPFLALRVLQQLLEDEGSRFPLARPILRSNIYVDDVLFGGDDIPSLRRSRDQLNGLLHCGHFKLRKWASNHSELLTDMDPSDHGLACSKFLTPDDEVKILGVSWNPSRDAFQFQVSLSNTLPSTKRTILSTIAKLYDPLGWVTPAIISAKVIIQDLWRLRIAWDDPISGPALDRWTAIYTRLLSLAEVQIPRWTGHSHSNGHLELHGFADASNIAYAAVIYARCISPTGQITVSLLAGKSKVAPLTPVTIPRLELQGAELLSRLMAFVLSAFENATVKCFCWTDSTVVLAWLRSHPSKWKPYVANRVANIQTRLPNASWQHVPTAENPADCASRGLLSDDLLRHELWWHGPEWLGLDASAWPAQAPLPEGYDLPEVKLSFHSAATPSIEWDLASRFSKWPKLLRVTAYIIRFSRLCRRNISDTPSRPSGQALSTSDVSLARIFWIKHLQSAEFPEELHALQQAQSLSPKSPLLSLNPFLDADGILRVGGRLRHAALPHRVRHPILLAPHPIVRLLVEQVHTQTLHGGVQLTLHTLRQNYWLLRARSMVKSIIHSCVTCVRERAAVPEQIMGNLPDARVSPPARCFAHCGVDYAGPFHIRASAGRGITSRKANIALFICMATRAIHLELAVDYSTPAFLNAYLRFCSRRGLPEAVYSDNGTNFVGGCRELSAAYRAAIRNPNFLNKTASDGTTWHFIPPSAPHFGGLWEAGVKSVKHHLRRVLGDRMLTFEEFTTLLCAIEACLNSRPLAPISDTLDEYETLTPGHFLVGSSLTVPPQPSYLDLCENRLSRWQLVRHAAERFWRLWQDDYINTLQQRSKWRKPYPPISTGQLVLIRNPTLPPCKWELGRVTQLHSGDDGHTRVVTVKTATATFKRPLVKLCLLPVQRAASAT